A section of the Streptomyces sp. Je 1-369 genome encodes:
- a CDS encoding ABC transporter substrate-binding protein, protein MRKAPRTAFRTAPRTAFRTAPRLAAAVAALTLLLAGCSGDSGDDDGKITLQFQSLAWQKESVDANKALVEEWNATHPDVKVEYIQGSWDSVHDQLLTSFEGGEAPDIIHDASDDLADFAYGGYLADIGDLLPERLKADIPQRSWETATFDGKVYGVPFLQEPRVLIANAKWLKKSGVRIPTPEKPWSWPEFRKITKELGDGTDGKYGVAWPLKEPVSATLNLSLSTGGQMFHRGADGKVDVRFDAPDQVMPRTVHDQVNVDKSASGTTLGMGGSDTLPGFFGGKYAMVPLGFSYRQQIVQQAPKGFEWQVLPAPAGEGGLAQGVSPQTLSVSEDSAHKKEAAEFIDFFLQPDNMVKLARGDWMLPTGEEALKDPALRTEKNGWSSGTALSKELRPAPAQSVRGYPEWKDKVATPALQEYYSGAIDLDELEKRLVKDGNLVLARYQR, encoded by the coding sequence ATGCGCAAGGCACCGCGTACGGCGTTCCGCACGGCACCACGTACGGCGTTCCGCACGGCACCCCGCCTGGCCGCCGCCGTCGCCGCCCTCACGCTGCTGCTCGCAGGATGCAGCGGCGACTCCGGGGACGACGACGGGAAGATCACCCTCCAGTTCCAGTCCCTCGCCTGGCAGAAGGAGTCCGTCGACGCCAACAAGGCGCTCGTCGAGGAGTGGAACGCCACCCACCCCGACGTCAAGGTCGAGTACATCCAGGGCAGTTGGGACAGCGTCCACGACCAGCTGCTCACGTCCTTCGAAGGCGGTGAGGCGCCGGACATCATCCACGACGCGTCGGACGACCTCGCCGACTTCGCGTACGGCGGGTATCTCGCCGACATCGGCGACCTCCTGCCCGAGCGCCTCAAGGCGGACATCCCGCAGCGCAGCTGGGAGACGGCGACCTTCGACGGGAAGGTCTACGGAGTGCCGTTCCTCCAGGAGCCGCGCGTCCTGATCGCCAACGCGAAGTGGCTGAAGAAGTCCGGCGTGCGCATCCCGACGCCCGAGAAGCCGTGGAGCTGGCCGGAGTTCCGGAAGATCACCAAGGAGCTCGGCGACGGCACCGACGGGAAGTACGGCGTCGCCTGGCCGCTGAAGGAGCCGGTCTCCGCCACGCTCAACCTTTCCCTGTCGACCGGCGGACAGATGTTCCACCGGGGCGCGGACGGCAAGGTCGACGTCCGCTTCGACGCGCCCGACCAGGTCATGCCCCGCACGGTCCACGACCAGGTCAACGTCGACAAGAGCGCGTCCGGTACGACCCTCGGCATGGGCGGCTCCGACACCCTGCCCGGCTTCTTCGGCGGCAAGTACGCGATGGTCCCGCTCGGCTTCTCGTACCGGCAGCAGATCGTCCAGCAGGCCCCGAAGGGCTTCGAATGGCAGGTGCTGCCCGCCCCGGCGGGCGAGGGAGGGCTCGCGCAGGGCGTCAGTCCGCAGACCCTGTCCGTCTCCGAGGACAGCGCGCACAAGAAGGAGGCGGCCGAATTCATCGACTTCTTCCTCCAGCCCGACAACATGGTGAAGCTCGCGCGCGGCGACTGGATGCTGCCGACCGGCGAGGAAGCGCTGAAGGACCCGGCCCTGCGCACGGAGAAGAACGGCTGGTCCTCGGGCACGGCCCTTTCCAAGGAGTTGCGCCCGGCGCCCGCCCAGTCCGTGCGCGGCTACCCCGAGTGGAAGGACAAGGTCGCGACCCCGGCGCTCCAGGAGTACTACAGCGGGGCGATCGACCTCGACGAACTGGAGAAGCGGCTGGTGAAGGACGGGAACCTGGTGCTGGCGCGGTACCAGCGCTAG
- a CDS encoding response regulator, whose protein sequence is MTSATPPEPTPEPTPTPEPEPEPTPEPTPTPEPEPTPEPEPAPARITVLIADDQPLVRRGLSLILRSDPAIEVIGEVDDGEQAVAAAHELRPDVVLMDIRMPVLDGVRATERLSAELPRCRVLALSTFDMDEHVVGALRAGASGFLPKDVSPEELVAALRTVHRGEAVVAPRLLTRLLATFVAPAPVPAPPGADISGLTPREVEVLRLIAAGLDNAEIAQQMAIGVQTVKNHATGIFAKLGVRDRAQAVIAAYESGLVRAGQPGAGR, encoded by the coding sequence ATGACCTCTGCCACCCCGCCCGAGCCCACGCCCGAGCCCACGCCCACGCCCGAGCCCGAGCCCGAGCCCACGCCCGAGCCCACGCCCACGCCCGAGCCCGAGCCCACGCCCGAGCCCGAGCCCGCGCCCGCGCGGATCACCGTACTCATCGCGGACGACCAGCCCCTCGTACGCCGCGGTCTGTCCCTGATTCTGCGCTCCGACCCCGCCATCGAGGTCATCGGCGAGGTGGACGACGGCGAGCAGGCCGTCGCGGCGGCCCACGAACTCCGCCCGGACGTCGTCCTGATGGACATCCGCATGCCGGTGCTCGACGGGGTGCGGGCCACCGAGCGCCTGAGCGCCGAGCTGCCCCGCTGCCGGGTCCTCGCGCTCAGCACGTTCGACATGGACGAGCACGTGGTCGGCGCCCTGCGGGCGGGCGCGTCGGGGTTCCTGCCCAAGGACGTCTCCCCCGAGGAGCTCGTGGCCGCGCTGCGCACCGTCCACCGCGGCGAGGCCGTCGTCGCCCCGCGGCTCCTGACCCGGCTGCTCGCCACGTTCGTCGCCCCGGCCCCGGTGCCTGCCCCGCCCGGCGCCGACATCTCCGGGCTCACGCCGCGCGAGGTGGAGGTGCTGCGGCTGATCGCCGCGGGGCTCGACAACGCCGAGATCGCGCAGCAGATGGCCATCGGCGTGCAGACCGTGAAGAACCACGCCACCGGCATCTTCGCCAAGCTCGGCGTCCGCGACCGCGCGCAGGCGGTCATCGCGGCGTACGAGTCGGGCCTCGTACGGGCAGGGCAGCCGGGCGCGGGGCGCTAG
- a CDS encoding sensor histidine kinase: MGRDFFPPVPPAESARPAVGDVVVAVLAVTLDVLAYLAPGEEGTGARVTVVGVLLICVSVVPLLFRRHHPVPVLGAVLAVQLAVNLGLVVDFGEAMSNSYGAAVAVALYTVARYSDRRAVALSVVAAAPVQIMRYVNNDQAFLGVGIVDVLVTPCLLVAIGLAVRQWKQQLDINRRLLADRAVTEERRRIARELHDIVAHHITTMYLMSGGARSTLDRDPETAREALVTLEESGRTALHEMRQLLGVLRSTETPEETPSEPQPGVNDIERLVADSVGAGLPTELHVTGRPRPLPMTVGLTLYRIVQEALTNARKHAGPARATVRLGYRPDRVTVEVTDDGAGGGDPGTSRTGGGYGLLGMRERIALHDGSLHVGNRAEGGFAVTAEVPLPADTYDMNSKDEKDEKDEKDGTPR, translated from the coding sequence ATGGGACGCGACTTCTTCCCTCCGGTACCGCCCGCGGAGAGCGCGCGCCCGGCCGTGGGCGACGTGGTCGTCGCCGTCCTCGCGGTGACGCTCGACGTACTGGCCTACCTGGCCCCCGGCGAGGAGGGGACCGGCGCGCGCGTCACCGTCGTGGGCGTCCTGCTGATCTGCGTCTCCGTGGTCCCGCTGCTCTTCCGGCGCCATCACCCCGTGCCCGTGCTCGGCGCGGTCCTCGCCGTGCAGCTGGCCGTCAACCTGGGCCTCGTCGTGGACTTCGGCGAGGCGATGTCGAACAGCTACGGCGCCGCCGTGGCGGTGGCCCTCTACACCGTGGCCCGATACAGCGACCGGCGCGCCGTGGCGCTCTCCGTCGTCGCCGCCGCGCCCGTGCAGATCATGCGGTACGTCAACAACGACCAGGCCTTCCTGGGGGTGGGCATCGTCGACGTACTGGTCACGCCCTGCCTCCTCGTCGCCATAGGCCTGGCCGTGCGGCAGTGGAAGCAGCAGCTGGACATCAACCGCCGGCTGCTCGCCGACCGTGCGGTGACCGAGGAACGGCGCCGCATCGCGCGGGAGCTCCACGACATCGTCGCCCACCACATCACCACCATGTACCTGATGTCCGGCGGGGCCAGGTCGACCCTGGACCGCGATCCGGAGACGGCGCGCGAGGCGCTGGTCACCCTGGAGGAGTCGGGCCGCACGGCCCTGCACGAGATGCGGCAGCTCCTCGGCGTCCTGCGCAGCACCGAGACCCCGGAGGAGACGCCGTCGGAACCGCAGCCCGGGGTGAACGACATCGAGCGGCTGGTCGCCGACTCGGTCGGGGCGGGCCTGCCGACCGAACTCCACGTCACCGGACGGCCGAGGCCCCTGCCGATGACCGTCGGCCTCACGCTCTACCGCATCGTCCAGGAGGCGTTGACCAACGCCCGCAAACACGCGGGGCCCGCCCGCGCGACGGTGCGGCTCGGCTACCGCCCGGACCGGGTCACGGTCGAGGTGACCGACGACGGCGCCGGAGGCGGGGACCCGGGCACGAGCCGCACCGGCGGCGGATACGGTCTGCTCGGCATGCGGGAACGCATCGCCCTGCACGACGGTTCCCTGCACGTGGGCAACCGCGCGGAAGGCGGGTTCGCGGTGACCGCGGAAGTGCCGCTGCCCGCCGACACGTACGACATGAACTCGAAAGACGAGAAAGACGAGAAAGACGAGAAGGACGGGACGCCCCGATGA
- a CDS encoding MMPL family transporter: MTVVLWTVLGTALSFVGGAMMYDVTDSQAGDFLPKKYDSAVALRIAEEDFGTKPDPNALTVLVARDDAGKLTPADQRRIVGTAADLGRERVVGPKPEPLMKDHSQTPRVSPGAMAPDRSFRLLTVSLDGNPNDPGLQSVYKEFRDHAENAFAKADLRVGFTGGIASTVDNTDAEETTGKVVSGLTMGLIVLLNVLVFRSVAAAIVPLIAVALIGGVASGAVVGAAKLFGIDLDASTPSLIGVVLLGIGIDYFLFLLFRFREQLRNRPGQDAREAAAETTGRVGGAITSAALTIVAAFATLGLASFGQFRVLGPAIAISVLVMLLASLTLMPALLALFGRRMFWPARAWKKERTGGIAARLGIAVSSRPLRYALGSLVLLGVLGAGAVGIKMSYDQQGLHETAAVRTAEQISRSLPAGVSDPHSVYVRSTNGTAIEARSLTGMTRSLAKAEGVGEVGEPVLNKDRTAARVDLFLSVESDTQKARDLVSGPVRETAARTAPEGTEAYVTGTAAVFSDIATAVEKDLRLVFPVAALLIAVILFLLLRSLLAPVVLMIAVGLGFVATLGASTLLFQHGLDRPGVSFTLPLVLFLFVVALGTDYNILITDRIREEMEKPVPARHAVAEAVRHTAPAIATAGIVLAGSFASLAASPATQEIGFATGLGIILSSLVLSLVLVPALAAVLGRGLWWPRRSRRTPEHAHQPQHHHPYVNQQQYAAAPTRFAQQAQQAQQRRI; this comes from the coding sequence ATGACGGTCGTCCTATGGACCGTTCTCGGGACGGCGCTCTCGTTCGTGGGCGGCGCGATGATGTACGACGTCACCGACTCGCAGGCCGGGGACTTCCTGCCCAAGAAGTACGACTCGGCGGTGGCGCTGCGCATCGCGGAGGAGGATTTCGGCACCAAGCCCGACCCCAACGCGCTGACCGTGCTGGTCGCAAGGGACGACGCCGGGAAGCTCACCCCCGCCGACCAGCGGCGGATCGTCGGCACGGCGGCCGATCTGGGGCGGGAGCGGGTCGTCGGGCCGAAGCCCGAGCCGCTGATGAAGGACCACTCCCAGACACCGCGCGTGTCGCCGGGCGCCATGGCACCGGACAGGAGTTTCCGGCTCCTCACGGTGTCCCTCGACGGGAATCCGAATGATCCCGGGCTGCAGTCCGTCTACAAGGAATTCCGCGACCACGCGGAGAACGCTTTCGCGAAGGCGGACCTGCGCGTCGGATTCACCGGCGGAATCGCCTCGACGGTGGACAACACGGACGCCGAGGAAACCACCGGGAAAGTCGTCTCCGGTCTGACGATGGGCCTCATCGTCCTCCTGAACGTGCTGGTGTTCCGCAGTGTGGCGGCCGCGATCGTGCCGCTGATCGCGGTGGCGCTGATCGGTGGTGTCGCCTCGGGTGCCGTCGTCGGCGCGGCGAAGCTCTTCGGCATCGACCTCGACGCGTCCACTCCCTCCCTGATCGGTGTCGTACTCCTCGGAATCGGCATCGACTACTTCCTCTTCCTGCTGTTCCGGTTCCGGGAGCAGCTGCGGAACCGGCCCGGCCAGGACGCCCGGGAGGCCGCGGCCGAGACGACCGGGCGGGTGGGCGGCGCGATCACGTCCGCGGCCCTGACGATCGTGGCGGCCTTCGCGACGCTGGGCCTCGCGAGCTTCGGCCAGTTCCGGGTCCTCGGGCCCGCGATCGCGATCTCCGTACTCGTGATGCTCCTCGCGAGCCTCACCCTCATGCCCGCCCTCCTCGCCCTGTTCGGGCGCCGCATGTTCTGGCCCGCACGCGCCTGGAAGAAGGAGCGCACCGGCGGGATCGCCGCCCGCCTCGGCATCGCCGTGAGCAGCCGCCCGCTGCGGTACGCCCTCGGCAGCCTGGTGCTGCTCGGCGTGCTCGGTGCCGGGGCGGTCGGCATCAAGATGAGCTACGACCAGCAGGGACTGCACGAGACCGCAGCCGTGCGGACCGCCGAACAGATCTCCCGCAGCCTCCCCGCCGGAGTCTCCGACCCGCACAGCGTCTACGTACGCAGCACGAACGGCACCGCCATCGAGGCGCGTTCACTCACCGGCATGACCCGCTCCCTCGCCAAGGCGGAGGGCGTCGGCGAGGTCGGCGAGCCGGTCCTGAACAAGGACCGCACGGCCGCGCGGGTCGACCTGTTCCTCAGCGTCGAGTCCGACACGCAGAAGGCCCGCGACCTGGTCTCCGGGCCGGTCAGGGAGACGGCGGCGCGTACGGCTCCCGAGGGCACCGAGGCGTACGTCACGGGGACGGCGGCCGTCTTCTCCGACATCGCGACGGCCGTGGAGAAGGACCTGCGCCTGGTGTTCCCGGTCGCGGCCCTGCTGATCGCCGTCATCCTCTTCCTGCTGCTGCGCTCCCTGCTCGCGCCGGTCGTCCTGATGATCGCCGTGGGACTCGGCTTCGTGGCGACGCTCGGCGCCAGCACGCTGCTCTTCCAGCACGGACTCGACCGGCCCGGGGTCTCGTTCACCCTGCCCCTCGTGCTGTTCCTCTTCGTCGTCGCCCTCGGCACCGACTACAACATCCTGATCACCGACCGGATCAGGGAGGAAATGGAGAAGCCGGTTCCGGCCCGGCACGCGGTGGCGGAGGCGGTGCGGCACACCGCGCCCGCCATCGCCACGGCCGGAATCGTGCTCGCCGGGTCCTTCGCCAGCCTCGCCGCGAGCCCCGCCACGCAGGAGATCGGCTTCGCCACGGGCCTCGGCATCATCCTCTCCTCGCTCGTGCTCTCCCTCGTCCTGGTGCCCGCGCTCGCCGCGGTCCTCGGCCGCGGACTGTGGTGGCCCCGCAGGTCGCGCCGGACGCCGGAACACGCGCACCAGCCGCAGCACCACCACCCCTACGTAAACCAGCAGCAGTACGCGGCCGCCCCGACGCGTTTCGCCCAGCAAGCCCAGCAAGCCCAGCAAAGACGCATATGA
- a CDS encoding MarR family winged helix-turn-helix transcriptional regulator: MTAFARRARATAARMHPELSLVSFTLLSHLEHQGGCRATDLAAYYTLDKSTISRQVGALEKAGLVERRPDPADQRVHVLHLTEQGDEVLAQVGEARRVAFRGRLAGWSGADLARFADYLLRYNEEDPE; the protein is encoded by the coding sequence ATGACCGCGTTCGCCCGGCGGGCGCGCGCCACCGCCGCACGCATGCACCCCGAACTCTCGCTCGTGTCCTTCACGTTGCTGAGCCACCTGGAGCACCAGGGCGGCTGCCGAGCCACGGACCTCGCCGCGTACTACACGCTCGACAAGTCGACCATCAGCAGGCAGGTGGGGGCGCTGGAGAAGGCCGGACTCGTCGAGCGGCGGCCCGATCCGGCCGACCAGCGGGTGCACGTGCTGCACCTCACCGAGCAGGGCGACGAGGTGCTCGCGCAGGTCGGTGAGGCGCGGCGGGTCGCCTTCCGGGGGCGGCTCGCGGGGTGGAGCGGGGCGGATCTGGCGCGGTTCGCCGACTATCTGCTCCGTTACAACGAGGAAGACCCTGAGTGA
- the mgt gene encoding macrolide-inactivating glycosyltransferase, with amino-acid sequence MTSSRPAHIAMFSIAAHGHVNPSLEVIRELVARGHRVTYAIPHAFAEKVAETGAEPRPYTSTLPSPDADPEAWGTELIDNIEPFLADAITVLPELARAYEGDEPDLVLYDITSYPARVLARRWGVPEISLSPNLVAWDGYEEEVAEPMYAELKETARGKAYYERFHAWLAENGIAQDPDPFVGRPPRSLVLIPKALQPHADRVDESVHTFVGACQGDRAAQGEWERPDGAEKVLLVSLGSAFTKQPGFYRACVEAFGDLPGWHVVLQVGRHVDPGELGELPGNVEVHAWVPQLAILKKADAFITHAGAGGSQEGLATATPMVAVPQAVDQFGNADMLQGLGVARHLPMEEATAEALREAVLALVEDPEVARRLGEIQGGMAAEGGTKQAADLIEAELPKSLRS; translated from the coding sequence ATGACCTCATCCCGGCCCGCCCACATCGCCATGTTCTCGATCGCCGCCCACGGGCACGTCAACCCGAGCCTCGAAGTGATCCGTGAGCTGGTCGCGCGCGGCCACCGCGTCACGTATGCCATTCCGCACGCCTTCGCGGAGAAGGTCGCCGAGACCGGCGCCGAGCCCCGGCCCTACACCTCGACGCTGCCCTCCCCGGACGCCGACCCCGAGGCATGGGGCACCGAGCTCATCGACAACATCGAACCGTTCCTCGCCGACGCGATCACCGTCCTGCCCGAGCTGGCCCGCGCCTATGAGGGCGACGAGCCCGACCTCGTCCTGTACGACATCACCTCCTATCCGGCTCGCGTCCTCGCCCGCCGCTGGGGCGTCCCCGAGATCTCGCTCTCGCCGAACCTCGTCGCCTGGGACGGTTACGAGGAGGAGGTCGCCGAGCCGATGTACGCGGAACTGAAGGAGACCGCGCGGGGCAAGGCGTACTACGAGCGCTTCCATGCCTGGCTGGCGGAGAACGGCATCGCCCAGGACCCCGACCCCTTCGTCGGACGCCCGCCGCGCTCACTCGTACTGATCCCGAAGGCGCTCCAGCCGCACGCCGACCGGGTCGACGAGAGCGTGCACACGTTCGTCGGCGCCTGCCAGGGCGACCGGGCGGCGCAGGGGGAGTGGGAGCGGCCCGACGGCGCCGAGAAGGTGCTGCTCGTCTCGCTCGGCTCGGCCTTCACCAAGCAGCCCGGCTTCTACCGCGCGTGCGTCGAGGCCTTCGGGGACCTGCCCGGGTGGCACGTGGTGCTCCAGGTCGGCCGGCACGTCGACCCGGGCGAGCTCGGTGAGCTGCCCGGGAACGTGGAGGTGCACGCGTGGGTGCCGCAGCTCGCGATCCTCAAGAAGGCCGACGCTTTCATCACGCACGCCGGGGCGGGCGGCAGCCAGGAAGGCCTCGCCACCGCGACGCCGATGGTGGCCGTGCCGCAGGCCGTCGACCAGTTCGGCAACGCCGACATGCTCCAGGGGCTCGGCGTCGCCCGGCACCTCCCGATGGAGGAGGCCACCGCCGAGGCGCTGCGCGAGGCCGTCCTCGCGCTGGTGGAGGACCCCGAGGTGGCCCGTAGGCTCGGGGAGATCCAGGGCGGGATGGCCGCCGAGGGCGGTACGAAGCAGGCGGCGGACCTCATCGAGGCGGAACTGCCGAAGAGCCTCCGGTCGTAG
- a CDS encoding CDP-alcohol phosphatidyltransferase family protein has translation MRRDIPPLAEVRRITEKKRDAWWTVMLVDPVATPLVRFTAMRTRVTPNQITWGAFILGLGSAACFAFGDWKWLALGAVIYHFSFIFDCMDGKLARLTGQGSVFGAWLDFVFDRIRVMVCGVALMWGQYDRTGDTFYIWLALAVVALDTLRYINSLEIFKIRHTMRKQIKARVRAARRAQNEAELAFMEDLLRENPSADIEQDLQRAAGEAVGYAPQPSDGTTGAEVDADADAEATPKPKAQVIDLHQEFRQKFPAYLRVRSFLLRHRIRAHLVSGIEFQMGVFMIGPLFDAVMPVTIVSGALLLVFELAIIYKLLLSTRDFTRTIDSFEEQKVVTAA, from the coding sequence ATGCGTCGAGACATACCGCCCCTCGCCGAGGTGCGCCGCATCACCGAGAAGAAGCGCGACGCGTGGTGGACCGTGATGCTGGTCGATCCGGTCGCCACGCCGCTCGTGCGGTTCACCGCGATGCGGACGCGCGTCACGCCCAACCAGATCACCTGGGGGGCGTTCATCCTCGGCCTCGGGTCGGCGGCGTGCTTCGCGTTCGGCGACTGGAAGTGGCTCGCTCTCGGCGCGGTCATCTACCACTTCAGCTTCATCTTCGACTGCATGGACGGCAAGCTCGCCCGGCTCACCGGGCAGGGCTCCGTCTTCGGCGCCTGGCTGGACTTCGTCTTCGACCGCATCCGCGTGATGGTCTGCGGTGTGGCGCTCATGTGGGGCCAGTACGACCGCACCGGCGACACCTTCTACATCTGGCTCGCCCTCGCCGTCGTCGCCCTCGACACCCTGCGCTACATCAACTCGCTGGAGATCTTCAAGATCCGGCACACCATGCGCAAGCAGATCAAGGCGCGCGTGCGGGCCGCGCGGCGCGCGCAGAACGAGGCGGAGCTCGCCTTCATGGAGGACCTGCTGCGGGAGAACCCCTCGGCGGACATCGAGCAGGACCTACAGCGGGCCGCGGGCGAGGCGGTGGGCTACGCGCCGCAGCCGTCGGACGGGACCACTGGTGCCGAGGTGGACGCGGACGCGGACGCGGAGGCGACGCCGAAGCCCAAGGCCCAGGTGATCGACCTGCACCAGGAGTTCCGGCAGAAGTTCCCCGCCTATCTGCGGGTGCGCTCCTTCCTGTTGCGCCACCGGATTCGCGCGCACCTGGTGAGCGGAATCGAATTCCAGATGGGCGTCTTCATGATCGGCCCGCTCTTCGACGCGGTGATGCCGGTGACGATCGTCTCCGGCGCGCTGCTGCTGGTCTTCGAACTCGCCATCATCTACAAGCTGCTCCTGTCGACGCGTGACTTCACGCGGACCATCGACTCGTTCGAGGAGCAGAAAGTCGTCACCGCGGCTTAA
- a CDS encoding S8 family peptidase: protein MATHKRARTMKLTAAIATAATAVGVTVFATSFAGAATPAEGKVYGLDAKGAVAGSYIVMLDEKADKGAKSDLAEEYGGELKRNYSSAINGFSAKGLTETEAKRLAADPTVGKVVQSKKFTIDATQDNPPSWGLDRIDQADTAADKKYTYPDAAGEGATAYVIDTGVRVSHKDFGGRATSGFDAIDNDDNADDGNGHGTHVAGTIAGDAHGVAKKAKIVAVRVLDDQGSGTTEQVVAGIDWVTKNHKGPSVANMSLGGGADEALDAAVQKAIDAGVTFAVAAGNESTDASQGSPSRVKDAITVASSTKDDEQSDFSNYGSVVDIYAPGSDITSAWNTGDDATNTISGTSMATPHVVGAAAVYVAAHPDAKPADVAKALTDGATPDKISNPSEGTPNKLLKVVE, encoded by the coding sequence ATGGCAACTCACAAGCGTGCCCGCACGATGAAGCTCACCGCCGCGATAGCCACCGCCGCCACCGCGGTCGGTGTCACCGTCTTCGCGACCTCCTTCGCCGGCGCGGCCACCCCCGCCGAGGGCAAGGTGTACGGCCTCGACGCCAAGGGCGCCGTCGCCGGCAGCTACATCGTGATGCTCGACGAGAAGGCCGACAAGGGCGCCAAGTCCGACCTCGCCGAGGAGTACGGCGGCGAGCTGAAGCGCAACTACTCCTCCGCGATCAACGGCTTCTCCGCCAAGGGCCTGACCGAGACCGAGGCCAAGCGCCTCGCCGCCGACCCGACCGTCGGCAAGGTCGTCCAGTCGAAGAAGTTCACCATCGACGCCACCCAGGACAACCCGCCGTCGTGGGGCCTGGACCGCATCGACCAGGCGGACACCGCCGCGGACAAGAAGTACACCTACCCCGACGCCGCAGGTGAGGGCGCGACCGCGTACGTCATCGACACCGGCGTCCGCGTCAGCCACAAGGACTTCGGCGGCCGTGCCACCTCCGGCTTCGACGCCATCGACAACGACGACAACGCCGACGACGGCAACGGCCACGGCACGCACGTCGCCGGCACCATCGCCGGTGACGCCCACGGCGTCGCCAAGAAGGCGAAGATCGTCGCCGTCCGCGTCCTGGACGACCAGGGCTCCGGCACCACCGAGCAGGTCGTCGCCGGCATCGACTGGGTCACCAAGAACCACAAGGGGCCCTCGGTCGCCAACATGAGCCTCGGCGGCGGCGCGGATGAAGCGCTCGACGCGGCCGTCCAGAAGGCGATCGACGCCGGTGTCACGTTCGCGGTAGCCGCCGGCAACGAGTCGACCGACGCCTCGCAGGGCTCCCCGTCCCGCGTGAAGGACGCCATCACAGTGGCCTCCTCCACCAAGGACGACGAGCAGTCGGACTTCTCCAACTACGGCTCCGTCGTGGACATCTACGCCCCGGGCTCGGACATCACGTCCGCCTGGAACACCGGTGACGACGCCACCAACACGATCTCCGGTACGTCCATGGCCACCCCGCACGTCGTCGGCGCCGCCGCCGTCTACGTCGCCGCCCACCCGGACGCCAAGCCCGCGGACGTCGCCAAGGCACTGACCGACGGCGCCACCCCGGACAAGATCTCCAACCCGAGCGAGGGCACGCCCAACAAGCTCCTGAAGGTCGTCGAGTAG
- a CDS encoding DUF1697 domain-containing protein yields the protein MATRTYAALLRGINVSGHKKVPMAELRTLLAGLGHGGVRTHLQSGNAVFTAEHGDEESLAAALRAAIEEHFGFAVDVLVRDHAYLKAVVDACPFPAADLEAKQLHVTYFSGPVDPDRFASLDQPAYLPEEFRLGDRALYLYAPDGLGRSKLGEVLSRPRLTKGLIATSRNWNTVTRLEEMTRA from the coding sequence ATGGCGACCAGGACCTACGCGGCGCTGCTGCGCGGCATCAACGTGAGCGGCCACAAGAAGGTGCCGATGGCCGAACTCCGCACGCTCCTCGCAGGGCTCGGACACGGCGGCGTACGGACACACCTGCAGAGCGGCAACGCGGTCTTCACGGCGGAACACGGCGACGAGGAGTCACTGGCCGCCGCCCTGCGCGCCGCGATCGAGGAGCACTTCGGCTTCGCCGTCGACGTCCTCGTCCGCGACCACGCCTACCTGAAGGCGGTGGTGGACGCCTGTCCGTTCCCCGCGGCCGACCTCGAAGCGAAGCAGCTGCACGTCACGTACTTCTCCGGCCCGGTGGACCCGGACCGTTTCGCTTCCCTCGATCAACCGGCGTACCTGCCGGAGGAGTTCAGGCTCGGCGACCGCGCCCTTTATCTCTACGCCCCCGACGGCCTCGGCCGCTCCAAGCTCGGAGAGGTGCTTTCGCGGCCCCGCCTGACCAAGGGCCTCATCGCCACCTCCCGCAACTGGAACACGGTCACCCGCCTGGAGGAGATGACCCGTGCCTGA